GAGGCCGTCACCAGGTGGATGCCGAGCCACATGATCCCACCGATCAGCGCCATGGCAGCCGCCACGCTCAGGAAGCAGTCCAGCCCCACTGTTGCGCGATCCATGGTGTGAAGGTCGGAGAAAGCGCTCCCCGATATTAGCCCCATATTCGCGAACCTGACAGGCTGCCGGCGTGAGTCGGTGAGAGATCGCTTGTGGAAGACCACTAGGCGCCGATCGTGAAGTACAGCCAACCGGCGCAGTGAGAGACTGGCAATCGCCAGATATGGAAATTCCATATTTGCACCGAGCGCGATCGACCCTGCGGCGAGGCCCATTCCCAGCATCCCGACGATTTGTCGACCTTTCGTGATGCCATGACGGATGGCCAGCCGGTCTGTGACCCATCCACCTGCCGGACAGGATACAGGATCATCAGAAAGGGCGGCGGCAAACAAGCCGCCGCTGAGGACGGTAAACCCTCTTACGTTGACGAGGTACAGATAGAACCAGGACAGATACACATAGGCCACATAGCCCAGACACCCATAACTCACCACAAGCCACCAGACGCTTGGCGTGCGTCGGAACACCGACCACGGAATCGATAGCTGCGTTGTAGGAACAGAGAGGCTGGAGGCTCGGTCTTGTGCGACTTGTGCCATCGGTGGCTTGTCGGACGATCAGCGGCCAAGTACCACCAGATGGCCGCGAGGCCTAACCCTAATCCACTCGAAAGATAAAACGCGGTCTGCCACCCATAATTGACCATGACCCATGCGGTGATGGGCGGTGTGATCGCCGCGCCGATTCCAATTCCTCCGATAGCGATGCCGATGCCGAGTCCCCGTTCATGGTTGGGAAGCCGGTCGGTCACCGCTCGATTAAACGTCGGCAGGGCTGCCGCTTCTCCGACACCTAAGAAAAACCGCACACAGGCCAGAGCCCCTACAACACCGAATGGTACGGCGAGGAACGATGTCGCCGCGACAGCCGTCCAGGCGGTAAAACAGGACCACCAGATCAAGGCAATCATAAGGACGAGACGAATGCCCCAGCGGTCGCTGAGCCATCCACCAGGAATCTGAAAGAGGGCATACCCACGACAAAGGCTGAAGACCCATCCCATCTCCTGCTCGGTGATTCCAAGTGCGGGCATCATTTGCCGTGCGGTGACGGAGATATTGACCCGATCGATATAGGTCACGACGCTGATAGCGAAGAGCAGCCCGAGAATCAACCAACGGAGAGGCGAAGGAGGTAACGATTCTGGATGGTTTGAGGTATGATCTCATTCACGAATTGGTCGTCGGAAACATTGGAAGGTGTAACCCTCGGCGACCAGGGCCAAGCGAGACTGCTGGAGCAATTGGATCTTTGGCCCAAATGTTTGGAGATCGACCTTTTGAGGGCGTTTGAGTACACCATCGGTCAGGCCGTTCTTGACCATATCGAGTTCGGTGTCGCTCAGGGAAAAGGTTCCGAGCGACTGGCTGATCGCCAATCCGAGTGCATACAGGGTCTTTTGATCATCGCTAACTGGATCCGACGAGGCCGCGAGCACTGGAGCCGTTAGGAGACAAAGCCCGGTGGCGAGGCCTAGGATGTGAATTCGCATGGATGACATGGATGATTGGTCCTTTCTTGTGAGGGGACTCATGTAGACCGTAAGGATACGATACGCGTTTCAAACTCACAATAGAAATCTTCCGAGCCATTTCAATAGCCTAGCAACATCAAGGCGAACACCACAACTTCGTCTGTTCACCCGCGACAGTGCGTACAATAGGCATTCTTTGTTCGTTAGTCTTGCGGGTTTCCTGGTATAATCAATACATGACTACCAAAAAACACTCCAAGCCTCGTCAGACGGTCAAGCGTAGGGGCAAGGGCCTTCGAAACCTAGGAGGCCCCAAGCGAAGCGACAAGAATCTCGCCAAAAGCCTTCCCGACACCAGCCGCATCCCGTGGTTTCCTTCCATGCCCAAGACGGGAACGGACGCCTGAGTCCTGCTTGACAAGAGCCTTGCTGCGTCGTTCAATGAATACAGGTGGAGTGGAAATCCGCTGCGGGACATTCCCTAATCGAAGGGAGGTCGATATGGTCAGCAAACTGTCAAGACGACTTGAGGACTTTGAACTACGACTGAGACAGCTCAAGTACCAATCAGGACCTCTCCTATAAAGCGGTCCTTGAGCTCACTCGCATGGTTCATGAACTGTCGCAGAAAATCGACCATCAACAGGAAGCCGCCGCCTTGAAAGGCTAGGCGGACAACGTTGATGCGGTAGTGAAGTTGTACCCAGGCGCGGTA
The nucleotide sequence above comes from Nitrospira sp.. Encoded proteins:
- a CDS encoding MFS transporter; translated protein: MTYIDRVNISVTARQMMPALGITEQEMGWVFSLCRGYALFQIPGGWLSDRWGIRLVLMIALIWWSCFTAWTAVAATSFLAVPFGVVGALACVRFFLGVGEAAALPTFNRAVTDRLPNHERGLGIGIAIGGIGIGAAITPPITAWVMVNYGWQTAFYLSSGLGLGLAAIWWYLAADRPTSHRWHKSHKTEPPASLFLQRSYRFRGRCSDARQASGGLW